TAATTATTTTATAACCATTTAACAATGTAATCATAGATTCTCTATGTTTTGAGTAACTTTGCAACGGAACCAATATTTCCTTATTTTTGCNNNNNNNNNNNNNNNNNNNNNNNNNNNNNNNNNNNNNNNNNNNNNNNNNNNNNNNNNNNNNNNNNNNNNNNNNNNNNNNNNNNNNNNNNNNNNNNNNNNNCACCAACCTCAATTGTAAAAGCAGAGCCCACTCAAAATGTATCTAGTTCGTTACAAACAAATACTCAACGAGATCGTACTTCCGTCAAGCAAGCAATGCGGGATACATTGCAACTTGGATACCCGGGGATACTTGCTAAAACTTCTGAGGGTGGAAAAACGTGGGGGTATGCCGCTGGGATAGCGGATCTGAGAACCAAGAAGCCAATGAAAACAGATTTTCGCTTTCGCATTGGGAGTGTGACGAAGACGTTCACCGCAACGGTTATACTTCAATTAGCTGGAGAGAATCGCCTGAATCTAGACGACTACATCGAAAAATGGTTGCCTGGTGCCATTCAAGGAAATGGATATGATGGTAACAAGATTACTATTCGGCACATATTGAACCATACAAGTGGTATCGCTGAATACTCAAGGTCAAAAGACGCTGATTTTACGGATACAAAAAAATCGTATACGGCTGAAGAGTTAGTGAAGATGGGGATTTCTCTGCCCCCAGACTTTTCCCCAGGAGATGGATGGTCTTATTCAAACACAGGATATGTATTACTGGGTATTCTTATTGAAAAAGTAACCAGAAACAGCTATGCGGAAGAGATTGAAAATCGGATTATTGAACCGCTTGAATTGTCGAATACATTCCTACCTGGCAATTCAAGCGTTATTCCAGGCACCAACCATGCCCGTGGATATGTCCAACCAGACGGAGCAAGTGAGCTAAAAGACGTTACTTATTATAACCCAANNNNNNNNNNNNNNNNNNNNNNNNNNNNNNNNNNNNNNNNNNNNNNNNNNNNNNNNNNNNNNNNNNNNNNNNNNNNNNNNNNNNNNNNNNNNNNNNNNNNGGTTTAGGAACAGCAGCTGGTGTCACGGCGTCTAATCATATGAACTCTTATAACGAAATTTCTAAAAAAATCGGAGAATTAAGTACGAAAGCCGATCTTGCTAGCCAAGCAGTTATTTCGCTTACTAACGCGAAAGCAACTTTGACAGATCTGTATCAAACAGTGGATCAAGCAATACTGTCTCTAACAAGCATCCAACAACAATGGAATAAAATGGGGGCCAATTATACAGATTTACATGATAATATCGACTCTATGCAAGAACATAAATTCTCTTTAATACTTGATGATTTAAAAGCTGCTAAACAAAGNNNNNNNNNNNNNNNNNNNNNNNNNNNNNNNNNNNNNNNNNNNNNNNNNNNNNNNNNNNNNNNNNNNNNNNNNNNNNNNNNNNNNNNNNNNNNNNNNNNNATATTCTATAGCTCTATATTTCTCATACCCTATGCCATTTTCTCATTGTAACAGGCTTTCACCATACATGAGAAACATAATGACCCAAAAACTCACAATCATAACAAGAATGTGTTTAAACCTTTGCTTAAAGGGGTCACTATATCATTCTGGGAAAATTGTACGCTAAGGACTGAAAATCCTTACTATGACAGCGTTCATAGAGGATGATTATGTGTTTAGAAAGATAAAAACAACAGATTAAATGAACATTGAATTATTTACACACTTTATGAACAAGATTATAGCTAAAAAATGTTGATATTCTTGAGTGTAAATTTAGGAGATAAATTGCACTTGTTTTAAGTGCTATTTTGCACGAGTTTTGGAACAGATAATGCTATTCTTTTAACAATATAAATATAGAGAATGTGAAGTAATGCACTTAAAGTAACGGATCAGTATAGTTATAGAAGGATGATGGACAAGAACATCATTTGTTTTTCGATTTGGCGAAGAGACCATTTTGCAAGGATTTTTTTGATTATAAAGGATAAATATTATCCATTGATGTATCAAATTATGATATAACTCTAGATATATATATCATATCATGATATATTGTTTTTAGATATATCGTTTTGCGATACATATTAAAGAGATATAGAAGGTGATGGGTTGAAAAAAACTGAGCTAACGGATTCAGTGTTTTATATTATGGCTGCTTTAACTAAACCAGGGCATGGTTACGCAATTATGAGCTTAATTGAAGAAACAACAAATGGGGCAATTACTATAGGTCCTGCTTCAATGTACACGATTATAAAAAAGTTATTAAAACAAGAATGGATTTATTTGCATGATGGTTCGGATTCAAGGCGTAAAACATATCTGCTTACTGACAAGGGCAGAGAAGTATTAGAAGAAGATGTGAAGATAAGGAAACTGATGATTCAATTAGCAGAAACGGGATTGAAGGAGGTTAAAGAATGAGAAAAACAAAGTATATTACGTCAGGCGGGTTAGCTTTTTCTGAGGAAAAGGACATGGAAAAATTACGCCGATTTTCTTTGAAGGGGTGGCATGTCAGTGATTTTAAGTTTATGGGGTATACGCTTGAAAAAGGAGAATGCTCAGATTATATCTACAGTGTAGATTATCGTTCATTAAAAGAGGGGGAAGCAGAGGAATACTTGGACTTTTTTTCATTCTCTGGCTGGTCGCATATTGCCTCAGAAGGAGATATTCATTTATTTCGAGCACAACCTAATACAAAACCAATTTATAGTGACCGTGGCACATCCGTAGAAAAGTATGGGAATTTAGCCCGTTCTATGAATTATTTTGCCATTCCGTTCGTTTTAATAACAGTACTTGCATGGGTTGGAGCAATGATAAGCTCTGGAACATTACAATCCATATTGTTGGCAATCGCAGTTATTTTCACTGTCATTGCACTTCCAACAGCTTGGACTGTAATCGCAACATATAATAACAAATGGAAGGTACAAGAAAAAAAAGGCTTAGTTAATCTTTTGAAAACTATACGAGCCCTTCTCTTCTTAATTGCTGTTTTTATATTGTTATACGCCGCTGGCAGTGCAGTTAACATGTTAGCGTCTATGATTATTGGAGCAATCGCACTTCCAACTGCTATTTGGCTTATCATGTCTCTTTGTCATAAAATGAGGGGGAAGAAAGCTTAGTATAGGATTCGAATAATAAAGTTTTAGACATTGTTATTGAGCTAAAAGGTGCGTTAGTGGAATAAAGAGTATTAAAATAATCGT
This sequence is a window from Bacillus pseudomycoides DSM 12442. Protein-coding genes within it:
- a CDS encoding DUF2812 domain-containing protein, with translation MRKTKYITSGGLAFSEEKDMEKLRRFSLKGWHVSDFKFMGYTLEKGECSDYIYSVDYRSLKEGEAEEYLDFFSFSGWSHIASEGDIHLFRAQPNTKPIYSDRGTSVEKYGNLARSMNYFAIPFVLITVLAWVGAMISSGTLQSILLAIAVIFTVIALPTAWTVIATYNNKWKVQEKKGLVNLLKTIRALLFLIAVFILLYAAGSAVNMLASMIIGAIALPTAIWLIMSLCHKMRGKKA
- a CDS encoding serine hydrolase domain-containing protein; translation: PTSIVKAEPTQNVSSSLQTNTQRDRTSVKQAMRDTLQLGYPGILAKTSEGGKTWGYAAGIADLRTKKPMKTDFRFRIGSVTKTFTATVILQLAGENRLNLDDYIEKWLPGAIQGNGYDGNKITIRHILNHTSGIAEYSRSKDADFTDTKKSYTAEELVKMGISLPPDFSPGDGWSYSNTGYVLLGILIEKVTRNSYAEEIENRIIEPLELSNTFLPGNSSVIPGTNHARGYVQPDGASELKDVTYYNP
- a CDS encoding PadR family transcriptional regulator; translation: MKKTELTDSVFYIMAALTKPGHGYAIMSLIEETTNGAITIGPASMYTIIKKLLKQEWIYLHDGSDSRRKTYLLTDKGREVLEEDVKIRKLMIQLAETGLKEVKE